The segment caccCCCAAGAGTCTAGTTtctatccgtcaccatacatatgtgcccctttactccttttaccctccccctatctccttcccctctggtaaccactaatctgtcatAGGAGTTTTTTTAATTGCCCTTTGCCACTTATGAGACCATAATGAAGTATCATATTGAAATCCAACTCTATAAAACATTTCCAAACCAACACACTTGAAAGTGGTCTCCTTCTTCAGAATTCCTGTACAATTAACTGTCTGTACTACTCACAGGGTGTTTAGCACATATGATTACACATACATTTCCCCCCTAATGTCAAGTTTTCAATCAGATAAGTGGATTGAGAGCAGGTATCATTTTAGATATTCTTTGAGTCTCCCACAGTACCTCATTCAGAGCAGGAATTCAATAATGCTTTAATTGTTAGGCCAAgggaatgttttttcttttatcttctctaaGGATCCATGTTTTCCTAGCCTTGTAGACCAGAAGGATCACTAACATTTCACATCCAGAACACATGGCTACTGTAAAAGGAGCCACAGAAGCTAAGTTTGCCTTGGACTGTGAAAAGGAGAGCTGAATAATGGCAAGGGCCAAGAAACTATTTAGTATGCCACTTTCAATAGCAACAGTTTTACAAACAGGAAGAGGCAGCATAGAAATTGTAGCAAAGGAGTACCCAAACGACAAACCCAAAGTAGGAACTAAGGCACCCAACAGAAGCACCTCTAGGCTAACTGTTTTTAGAAACATTAATCCTATTCTGAAAGTCATATAAAtccctacagacattaaaataaaactcaaaggtCTAATTATTCTCTCCAGAAGCTTTGCTTTTTCAGGTTTCCTACGCTTGATGACTATTCCAGCTGATATAGGTATAAGGATGAAAAGGAGTGTTGACGTGATTTTAGAAACGGGAATATGAAAGGTACCTGATAACCCTAACATTCTACTGTATATATAAGAATTGGCAGGCATCATTATCAAGGCCAATAACGTTGACGTGCAAGTCATCAAAATGGCCAAAGTGATGTCTCCTTCTACAAGCAGAGCAAAGAGatagcccccaccccctcctgggcAGGTGCAGGTCATTATAAATCCAAACGCCTGTGCCTCAGGCAATGCCAAAATCTGAGTCAAAAGAAATCCACAAAAGGGCATAAGAAAAAACTGCGTAACTGCCCCAAGAATTATTGGCAAAGGTTTCTTCCATACTGTTTGAAACACCTCTAATTCAATCTTGCAACCAAATGCACATTTATTTAACAGTATCAATGGCAGAAAAAGCATTAGGATATTTCTATCAATACGCATTGATGCCTGGAAAAGATCATCTTTTCTCTGTCTGAGCACTTTGACTTtgacattctttatttcttcaatgagtCTTTCTTGCCTACCTTCAGAATCCCACAGCTGAATGGTCAAATTCGTCTCTCCAACTTCATCTGTTACTAGGTTTATGGTGAAGTTTGTAACATCCGATAAGGTCTTGGTCACATTCACCACTCGCAGCATTTTCGGATCTTCTAGTTGCACAAAGAGGTAACTAGAGTTTGGCCATTTATCCTTGTAACTTGATCTTACAATGATAGTTTCTTCAGTCTTTGTGAAAAATAGTATCTCAGTCTTTTCTATAGtcagaaaactgagaaatgatttccttgcttctcccagagtcacaaacaacaaaagcagtaCAATAAAAAGTTTTCTACTCATTTTGAAAGCCTGAATAAATCATATatgcaaaaatgtttttaaaaaagcccaGAACAATCTTCGTACCAGTGTTCCAGTGACGGTCTGAGGTTGTTAGGTAACAGTGATTTTCGCTGGATCAAAGTCCAGCAGGAGGGACCGTGCCCTTCTCAAATACAAAGCTACGTAGTGAGTGACACAACCTGTTTAACCTGTAGTTATGAAAATGTAGAAGCCCTAACATTTAATAGGTTCAATTTATCAAAGCAGAAACCCAATCTCTTAACTGTTGACTTCCTCATTTCCTCTAATGAAAAAACAGCTGTCTATTTACCTGAACTTAAAACCTTAGTGTCATCATTTTGAGTTCTGTTCCTTCCTAAGGAAAATCTACATTAAAAGCAGGCAGGATCCAAAAATCTACACTAGATACTGAGGAGGCCTTCTGGTGggtgttattattttattcattgaagTCAAATCAAACCAATAATTACAGAATATGTTTGCTGGGGCAGTGAGGTAAGGGCCGAGTATACCAGTGTCAGCAAGCAGGATGCCATCTCTGCCCTCCTGGACCTTTGTCCCATCATCATCACTGCTTAACATTACTTAGAAAACTGCAGAGCCCATAAATTGGCCTTGCCATATCCTTAGGCTGCTAATAGTTTTCGTACAACTCTAAAGAATGATTCTATCAgtgaggcaaaaactgaaacTGTTTCTGGTGTCCCCATGTGGAAAAGTTTCCTGGAGGGTTACCAGATAGCTTAGGAACCCAAGGAAAGCAGGTGGCTGGATGCACGCCAAAGGCACAGCCTGGTTAAGGGGCCACCGCTGCTGGACGCTTGGACTCTGACACAGGGGGCCAAAGGAAGGCCAGCGGCACTAATTCTAATCTCTTACGCTTTCCTTCTAACCCTATTCCCTATTCCCAGCTGGGACAAGGACACTCAACTGACCCAACATAGGTCATATGCCTCTGCCTTGGCTGccaagaataaaggaaaatatcaggCTTTTCAGACTTTAGCCTACAGACTCACAAAATTGTGTACTTCCCAAACAAGAGGGGGTTTCCAAGCagagaacaaaaacaagaaaaccaccaaaaagaCCCACTACAACTGTCTAGTACTGAGCCTACAGATCTAGTAGTCTCTGAATATATAACCACTTCCGCAGATCCTTCATGTAATCGTGACACAATCTGTGTTAAATACAACATTATTTTAGATCGTAAAATATCTGTTCCTCAAAAATTGTCAAAGCAATTTTTTATTGACATTtctacaagtttttaaaaattctatttacgTAGATTAATCTTTCAAATGCAATAGACTCTATATTTCATAAATTGTACTTCCATGTAccacatcaagaaaaaaaagatacgtTATACCAATGAATCCAGGGGATGGAACTAATGTTTGTGTGATATCTCAGTTAAATTCCCAGGGAAATTGCCcagtttaaaaagacaaacaaaactgacaaaaactTTATGAAACCAAACCCATCTTTACAGTTATGTGACCACTACCTTAATTCACAATTTTTGCAGCCCAGATCAAAGATGTGAGGaatgtaaattttgttttcctcagaTTCCTCTATCTGCAACCTTTCCCCTTCAGGTTCTCCAAGCCTTCTCCTCATTTGAAAACTGCAGGGAATAAAATCTGACAAATCTGGGAAAAACAATAATCTGTCATTCACATGTACTTACTGATTACATCTAACTGAAGCTCATTTGTATCATAGTGTTGTTACAACTATTTAtctgaatttaacttttttttcctacttgtgGGTTTTCTACTTATAATTCTAGTTACCTGCAAGCAGGTGGAaagagtggggtgggggcagacaaACTCAAAAATTTCATTAAGTATACTTACCTGAAAGCCCTAAATGAAAGCCTGAGAAAGTTGTCTGATTCCAGAGTaatttggaaatgagaaagtaGAGGGACTTTCTCTCCCACCCACAGCCTTGTTCTCTTCAGGAGACTGCTCACGCTGCAGCCCCCAGTCCCAGAGACTCTGAATACACTGGTACCTGAGTCTCTTCCAGACTAGCGTGCTCCACTATCTGGGATGTGGCCTCACTCACTATTGACGTGCGTCCTTCTTCCTTCCGTGCTATTTcatgtcttttctgtttcatcattAACAGGACTCTTCTTCATCCTCCCTAGGTTTAACTGAATCTCTGCCAGGCTTACCTCCCTCGTTCTCAAGCCCCATAGGTATTTTCTCTGGTATATTTAGCTTTAGTTCAATTCTTGAGTCACGTgttgatcacctactatgtgcaattAATTATGTCAGATGCTAAGGTATTAGTTTGTATTAAAACTTTCTGGTATCTGAGAATATATTTAAGGATTATTTCTACTTCTGATCTTACAGTTTCTGATAAAAGAGCTATTGGAACATAGTTATACTTACTATCTATTCATTTGGCACTTGCCACACTGATTTGTATTACTGTTGTAAGTATGTACTATACATCTCTTTATTGTATCCACCATGGCAACTAGAATCAAATCCTTACATTTAGTAGGTACTCAAATGACTAtatcaataaatgaatgtataAGCACCTGATAAAAGTGAGAAGTCATCTCCGTTTCTTGCACTAAACTAATACGAAGAGTCTTCTTTATCAGAGATATGCCCCAAAGTAGTTAGGTGACACCAAGAAAATCACCTCCCCTTTCTAGGCCTGAGATTCCTCATCCAAAAACTTAGAAGAGTGAATGAGATGACCTCTATGTTTCTATGATTCCTATACACACATCAATTTATACATCATGATGTAGGCAGACAGTAAGGCTATCTTCCTGGCCCCATGATGCTATGCTTGGTCATGGGACTTGCTTAAAGCAAAAGGGATACATCTGTCTTCTAAGAGTCAACCCACATGTCCGTGAGTcagctctttcttcctctgccatAAGAATGGCAATGTCCCAAAAAGGAGCTGTTCCTTCAGCTTAGAGGCTGGAGTAAAGACGACACAGGGTAGAGTCACAGCCAATCAACAGCTGACGTTACTCCAACGAGACATACACCTTTGCTGTTGTCACTACAGCCAATAAAAGCTAACTAAACACAAGAGTTTGCTAATAATTTAGGGTCAGTTCATAGttaaactttaaaacacaaaaactccaatttaatagaaaaaactgataatataaattattacacagcgaaaataagttaaaaagcgacttttaaaaacaaaaaaatatatagtatttttaataaaggaaattgaCTTAACATAGAGTTTTCCTCATGATTTCCGGCTTGAATCCTTTACTGACTATTCCAAGTAAGAATCAACATTTTCTAAAAACTGTTCTTCATCATTAAGATATTCCAAGATAATATTTCCACCATTATATAAAGGACAGTCCTCCTTAGCAATCCAAGTTTCCAAAGTATGATCCAAGGGTAAGGCTTCTCCGGAAGTAAGGTGACACAACCTTAATTTCTGTTAAGAGAGCAATATATCATACTGTGATAAATAAACAAGCTTgtatagagaatcctaaaaattttagggaaaaattatTATAACCAGTTGTTACCTTAGCTGTCAAtttgttattgtcatttttaagacTGGCTAAAGAAGCTGCGAAGTCTATGACCTTTCCAACGCTCCATCGGTGGCAAAAGAACATTGGTTTGCTCTTCTCTTTGCTCCCCTTAGGtaagaaaacctgaaaataaattctttctgtctgtaaagataaaaagttaaaatacagattatgTACATGAAATAGATGTCTGTTTTTGTCTGGTGAcatctctttgtctcttcttcagggaagagagagattaCCCTCCAATGACGCAACTCTTAGTGGGAATACCAATCAGTGCTCCAGCATCTATCCAAACACATAGGCATGGGACCCAAGACCCTGGGCAGAGCGATCTGTGCAAAGACAGGCATGGGACCCAAGACCCTGGGCAGAGCGATCTGTGCAAAGACAGGCATGGGACCCAAGACCCTGGGCAGAACAATCTGTGCAAAGACAGGCATGTGACCCAAGACCCTGGGCAGAGTGACCTGTGCAAAGACAGGCATGGGACCCGAGACCCTGGGCAGAGCGATCTGTGCAAAGACAGGCATGTGACCTAAGTTAGGCCAATTATGGTCATTTCCTGGGATTTTATGTTCAAAAGCTGGCGGGGAGGGGTCCttgtttttggagttttttaaGTTTTGCTGAATTAAACCTGGGGTTGCCTGCAGCCATCCCTCATGCCTCTCAGCCATTCCTGAGGCAATGTGGAAAAGCCTCCTCAAATGGGAACTgatgattggggctggcccagtggtgcaatggttaagttcacacattaaggccgcccagggtttgctggttcagatcccaggtgtggacctatgcactgcttggcacgccatgctatagtaggtgtcccacatataaagtagaggaagaggggcatggatgttagctcagggccagtcttcctcagaaaaaagaggaggattggcagcagatgttagctcagggttaatcttcctcaaaaataataataataacaaatgggAAAGGATGAGTccaacacagagagagagagaagtcaaggaaacagattctttcAACAGCATTTGAGTCCTGGAATTCGGTCATCCCTTGAAACCACATTAATGCTACTCctcattacattaaaaaataattgtttcattAAGCTAGTTGGTATCAAGCTCTGTAACTTGCAATTGAAAGATTCATGACATATATAAAGTTTCTTTTCATGTGAAAGACCTCACTATGTATTTAGAGACAGCAGGCTTtttgagaacaaagaaataagaaatcaaacaGGATAAACTTCTATAATCTTCAATAAAAAGGCTTAATTGGTTGGAAGATGGATTTGAGAATCCAGCCCGCAGAATGCAACACAGACATAAACATAGAAATTATAAACCCCAAATATATGTTTCCATATTTCCAAACTATAAATCTAAAAAAGAGtttcagaagagaagaaaaggaatggtGGAGAGGCAAAATTCAGAgataaaatgattataattttcccaaagtgaagagacaaaattaaaaatacatctcAAGGGCCAAATTGGATAATTAAAATACATCCACATGTACAAACATGGCACAATCTTAAAAGCtaccaaaaaaaagataagatcACCCATAAATCAACAAGAATAAGAGTGACAGCAGATGTTTCCCCAACGATAGACAACAGAGGCCAATGAACAGGATATGGAAAGAGCTGATAGTCTAAGAGACAGTCCCGCCCAACTGAGGGTAAAGTAAGGGCACTTTCAGACAAAGACTTAACGAGTTTACCAACAAAGACTCTCAACGAATGAGCTACTAAAGAACGCacttcagcaaaaataaaagtgagtcCTGAGGAAAGGAGAAACTCAAAAAAACATGTAggtaaatttaaatagctactgACTCAAAAATAACCTTTATGTGTGAACAAAGATGATGGGATGGGAGATATTTAACTAGATAGGCCTATCAAGTTCCCTGTCttactatattaaaaattaaaaatgtaagcaCATGCCtgttatcactattattataaaacattatattgGAGATTCTAGATAATATAATAAAGTCAAATAACtagtacattaaaaaataaaattaaagctatCCTTATTTGTTAATGGGTGTGAATGTATACCTAGGAAGTCAAAGGCActagtagggaaaaaaaaaccttctaaaattgtttaaaaaatttagtgATGTGGCTGAATAAGACAAACATACAGTAAtgaaaacctttttctctataTTAGCAGTAAGTACCTGGAAATAGAGGTGGGGGAAATGAAATATTCAGTtcacaatagaaagaaaatccataagataaaaaacaaataaggaatggggctggccctatggcatagtgtttaagtttggcacattctgcttcggcggcccaggttcatggtttcagatcccaggcgcaagcctataccactcgtcagctgtgctgtggtggcaactcacatagaaagtagaggaagactggcacaaatgttagctcagggagaatcttcctcagcaaaaaaaaagagaagaagattggcaacagacgttagctcatggtgaatcttcctcagcaaaaataaaggaagaaagaaagaaagaataaggctataatgaaaaaaaagataaaatgttacaGAAGGCAATAAAACATgatctgaataaatgaaaagacaaagttCTTAGATAGGAAGACAATGTCATAAAAGTGCCAATTCTCTCAAAATTAGTATATATCATATAATGCAAATCTAATAAGAATCCTTCAGGAATGGTCCTCAGTCAGGACTTGCTAATAGATGCTGCTAGGAAACTGAATTTTACTTCATCTAGTTCATAGAAGTCACTCAATAATGTATTGAGAAGGTTTTCCATCATTTACTTGCACATGGTGAACAGGGAGGAGCCAGAATTCCCAGTATAAAGAGGAAGAGACCAAGAAGGTCTAAAATTCTCTTGAGAACGGCAAAAGAGGCTTCTCAGAAAGGGCAGAATCCTCACCTCCTATAGGCACTATTATTCACAGCTTACATCCTCGTGGGAAACTCTGGGGGACATGGCAAGCCACAACTCTAAGACCATGCAGTGTTATCTCCTGCTTTTGATAATGATTTGTCTCAGTTTCTACACTTTTACCTTTAAAGAGTCTATATTCGTTAAAAGTATCTGCTGGAGTCTGTCACTCACAACCTTGTTCCattactaaaagaataaaaatcccaagagatatatatttttaaatttggatatAATAATCATAAGGTTCACATGGACGAATAAAGCAAAAACTGctaagaaaaaatatggaaaaactaCAGATGGGATTGGCATTATCATATGTTAGAACATTCTATAAAGCTACTGCATCAAATCAATTGGTATTAACATATGAGTAAAAAAATAGATGCGCAGAATAGAATaggaaaccaaaaaacaaatctggtataaataaattttaaatttttcatgaagGGGATACTTTCGTATTTCAATTCAACGCTGACTTATTTAATAATTGATGATAGCAAAACTAGCTaaagaattggaagaaaataacagCGGGTCCTTAGTTCATATCATGTGCTAAAACCAAATTCCAGATAGATTAAAGACagatgcaaaaaaacaaaagtcctagGGTGTGGCCCTGtgatgtggtggttaagttcagtgtgttctgctttggtggcacaggttcatgggttcagatcctgggcatagacctacaccacttgtcagccatgctgtggtggtgttccacaaataaagtgaaggaagactagcacaagtgttagctcagggctaatcttcctcagaaaaaaaataaacaaaaaaacaaaaaaaacaaaagtcttaaaaaaaaccaatacAGGAATGAAAGACACAccttagaaaaatttaaaatactgataTGTCAATGAGATACATAAGTGAAATCAACATATTtttgatagattaaaaaaatttttccgaAGCAGATTGATTATAGATAAAGGATTAACGTCTACTACAGTCCAAAAGTTTCCATAAGTtgactaaacaaaataaaaagacaaataacccaaaagaaaaatgatcaaaggTACTCATGGGCAATTCAGAGAGGAGTAATTCCAAATGGCCAACcaacacattaaaagatgttcataCTGTACCGCAGTCAAGGAAACACAAGTTAAAGCATCTAGGGGATAAGTTTTTACAGCCCTGAGACtgggaaacattaaaaaagaatggcAACTGCTCCTGGAAACCGCGGGAGGAGAGGGGCACTCTCACGACGGCCACAAGAGGCGGGGCACtaaggggcaggagggcagggtctCACCACCCAGTGATCTTACACAACACACCTGCAGATTACTCATCTGTGACATGAGGACAATCATACATCACAGGAGAGCTGTGAgcattaaaagagataaaaagtcTAAAGTCACAAAACAATGCTTGGCATATTGTAATCAGTCAACAAAGGTTGATTATTACAATTAATGTTGGTAGAAACACGAACTGTTGCAACTTCTTTGTAAAACAGTTTGGCAAcatctattaaaatgtaaaatacacagaCTCTTTGACCCAGAAGTACACTCCTGAGACATTATCTCACAGAAATAAAGGTACCAGGCTGAGGCTACTTAGCGTAGTAGCCAAAACTGGAAACGAAGTGAATGTTCACCAACAGGAAAATAGCAAAGTCAGTCACAGTACATCCAACCACAAAATACTGCCAAGCTCTAGAAGAAAATGACTTAGAGCCATACCAGCTCACTTGAGGGAACTTCTGCCAGGCACTAACGAAAAAGATATACAGAGATAAAGATATGTAACCTACCTGAAACCTACTTAATTTTTATTCCAACATCATAGTACATATTTAATATCTGTCTCACCTCATTGGAATATAACTCCATATGGAGAgagactttgttttatttactgttcTATCCCCAGAGCCTGATACATAGCAGGTATTCAAAGTGTGTTGACTAAATGACTATGAcgccatttttataaaataatgagaaaaaaacactCCTTATGtctttgtatacatatacaaatagaATACATTTCCACATATGTAAAattatacacatgcacacacatacctgggtgtgtgtgtatacatatatatatataagtacacatatgtatacacacacacacacagacacgaaCGA is part of the Equus quagga isolate Etosha38 chromosome 16, UCLA_HA_Equagga_1.0, whole genome shotgun sequence genome and harbors:
- the SLC10A5 gene encoding sodium/bile acid cotransporter 5; amino-acid sequence: MSRKLFIVLLLLFVTLGEARKSFLSFLTIEKTEILFFTKTEETIIVRSSYKDKWPNSSYLFVQLEDPKMLRVVNVTKTLSDVTNFTINLVTDEVGETNLTIQLWDSEGRQERLIEEIKNVKVKVLRQRKDDLFQASMRIDRNILMLFLPLILLNKCAFGCKIELEVFQTVWKKPLPIILGAVTQFFLMPFCGFLLTQILALPEAQAFGFIMTCTCPGGGGGYLFALLVEGDITLAILMTCTSTLLALIMMPANSYIYSRMLGLSGTFHIPVSKITSTLLFILIPISAGIVIKRRKPEKAKLLERIIRPLSFILMSVGIYMTFRIGLMFLKTVSLEVLLLGALVPTLGLSFGYSFATISMLPLPVCKTVAIESGILNSFLALAIIQLSFSQSKANLASVAPFTVAMCSGCEMLVILLVYKARKTWILREDKRKNIPLA